The following are encoded in a window of Bacillus sp. es.036 genomic DNA:
- a CDS encoding amidase, whose protein sequence is MKKVPVAVVILFFVLSDFVQSIVLPDGRAEAIEMDKSLATWIWNTRDIETKPEEILQFMEKQQVSDAYLQINRSIIASSYHTFIERATARGIRVHALDGAPNWATLKGATYQANLFNWLKAYQATASELQKFSGVHLDIEPYLHSGWTNNYQNTIAFYQDRLTDGKARAKELGLSFGVDTPFWFDEQTYQNRYGKGNLAEWIIQIADVTTLMAYRDRADGGNGIIALVRNEIAFAEQYDKKISIGVETGETSEASYITFFEEGEAKMTEELLIVKTAYENSTAVEGFSIHYLDSWMALKP, encoded by the coding sequence GTGAAAAAGGTACCTGTTGCTGTTGTTATTCTCTTTTTTGTACTGAGCGATTTTGTACAATCTATTGTATTGCCCGATGGGAGAGCTGAGGCGATCGAAATGGACAAATCCCTTGCTACATGGATTTGGAACACAAGGGACATTGAAACAAAACCTGAAGAAATCCTTCAATTTATGGAAAAACAACAAGTTAGTGATGCGTATTTACAAATCAACCGATCCATTATAGCATCCTCATATCACACATTTATCGAACGAGCGACTGCTAGAGGGATACGTGTCCATGCGCTTGATGGAGCACCAAACTGGGCTACGCTTAAAGGTGCTACATATCAAGCGAATTTATTTAATTGGTTGAAAGCATATCAGGCCACTGCATCAGAGCTCCAAAAATTTAGCGGTGTTCACCTAGATATTGAGCCATATCTCCATTCTGGATGGACAAACAACTATCAGAATACAATCGCTTTTTATCAGGATCGATTAACAGATGGAAAAGCACGAGCCAAAGAGCTCGGTCTATCATTTGGAGTAGACACACCGTTCTGGTTTGATGAACAAACGTATCAAAATCGATATGGAAAAGGGAATTTGGCTGAATGGATTATTCAAATAGCTGATGTGACGACATTGATGGCTTATCGAGATCGTGCTGATGGAGGGAATGGGATTATTGCGCTTGTTCGTAATGAAATAGCATTCGCTGAACAGTATGATAAAAAAATTTCTATCGGTGTAGAGACGGGAGAAACGTCAGAAGCTTCCTACATTACATTTTTTGAAGAAGGAGAAGCCAAAATGACTGAAGAGCTTCTCATAGTGAAAACAGCGTATGAAAATTCAACAGCTGTAGAAGGTTTTTCTATTCATTATCTCGATAGTTGGATGGCGTTAAAACCATAG
- a CDS encoding YwbE family protein: MNGQNRSNIAPGKTVDIVLKQDQRSGKTTRGIVKDILTKSPTHPHGIKVRLEDGQVGRVKEILS; this comes from the coding sequence ATGAACGGACAGAATCGGAGTAATATAGCACCTGGGAAAACCGTTGATATCGTCTTGAAACAAGATCAGCGATCAGGTAAAACAACACGTGGAATTGTGAAAGATATTTTAACAAAGTCTCCAACTCACCCACACGGTATTAAGGTACGTCTTGAAGATGGACAAGTTGGTCGTGTAAAAGAAATTTTGTCATAA
- the ytzI gene encoding YtzI protein yields MVIIVTIIVVIIMTIVIAAAFGIAVSKGYSVKHTVDPLPEEHRHKTTEEEGKHERTESE; encoded by the coding sequence ATGGTTATTATTGTTACAATTATCGTTGTAATCATTATGACAATTGTCATTGCCGCTGCTTTTGGAATAGCTGTATCAAAAGGATACAGCGTCAAACATACTGTCGATCCGTTGCCAGAGGAGCATCGGCACAAAACGACAGAGGAAGAGGGTAAACATGAACGGACAGAATCGGAGTAA
- a CDS encoding lmo0954 family membrane protein yields the protein MKKAGLLLVGVIAAVVLLSNLGSLVGMIISLGILYVAAKKFLQTDSTSGKVIWGIIGFIALSTAVANMPAILGLVAIYILYVIYKKWDEQDKEESDDPFTNFEKQWDELKRN from the coding sequence ATGAAGAAAGCAGGTTTGTTATTAGTAGGGGTTATTGCTGCAGTTGTCTTACTATCGAACCTTGGATCGTTAGTAGGAATGATCATCAGCCTCGGTATCTTATACGTAGCTGCTAAGAAATTCCTTCAAACGGATTCAACATCAGGAAAGGTCATTTGGGGAATCATAGGGTTCATTGCTTTAAGCACGGCTGTAGCAAATATGCCAGCGATTCTTGGGCTTGTAGCAATCTACATCCTCTATGTTATTTATAAGAAGTGGGATGAACAAGATAAAGAAGAATCCGATGATCCGTTCACCAATTTTGAGAAGCAGTGGGATGAACTTAAACGAAACTAA
- a CDS encoding PspA/IM30 family protein, which yields MAKLLTRIKNSIEADFHSILDQKEQKNPISMLNHYLRMCEREVEKAGKLVERQSTLLGEFRRELDKARRNAEKRAGQAVLASEAGETDLYEFAKQEQVQYEERADRLSESMDKAGLELKRLEQKHEKMKHKLKDMSLKRMELMGKENSIRAHHKMDVILEESHLNEPFNRFDEMETYIDHLEKKVNRDYYVSSMDVRFHDLEKK from the coding sequence ATGGCGAAATTACTTACACGCATCAAAAATTCGATCGAAGCTGATTTTCATAGTATTCTTGATCAAAAAGAACAAAAAAATCCAATTTCAATGTTAAATCACTATCTAAGAATGTGTGAACGGGAAGTGGAAAAGGCAGGGAAACTGGTTGAGCGACAATCAACGCTATTAGGTGAGTTTAGAAGAGAACTTGATAAGGCAAGACGAAATGCAGAGAAGCGTGCAGGACAAGCTGTGCTAGCTAGTGAAGCTGGTGAAACAGATTTGTACGAGTTTGCTAAACAGGAGCAGGTTCAGTACGAAGAACGAGCAGATCGGTTATCGGAATCAATGGATAAAGCAGGACTTGAACTTAAACGACTCGAACAAAAACATGAGAAGATGAAACATAAGCTAAAAGATATGTCGCTTAAACGAATGGAATTAATGGGTAAAGAGAATAGCATAAGAGCCCATCACAAAATGGACGTGATTCTTGAAGAGAGTCATCTTAACGAACCATTTAATCGATTTGATGAGATGGAGACGTATATTGATCATTTAGAGAAAAAGGTGAATCGAGATTACTATGTTTCGAGCATGGACGTTCGATTTCACGATTTAGAAAAAAAGTAA
- the liaF gene encoding cell wall-active antibiotics response protein LiaF: MWKNLNSDTVKGLLIIGVILILLEVSLNGGLLFLLIVSGVLIYMGRKRLPRTSGKVFLGGGIFFFVTTVMNMVVVKFFLLVLLVYLGFQLYQSKQKPKKICPVLEKPAHVKEGLVHQEPIFQNRWVGKQRTHEHVYEWNDVNIQAGFGETVIDLSYTVLPKGESIIMIRNIVGNIQVLVPYELEVSIQHSSMFGSSTIFHHEEPGMFNKVLSYKTNGYEEASEKVKLVTSMFAGDLEVKRV, translated from the coding sequence ATGTGGAAGAATTTAAATAGTGACACGGTTAAAGGGCTTTTAATTATTGGAGTCATTCTAATACTGCTAGAAGTTTCTTTAAATGGTGGCCTTCTATTCTTATTAATTGTATCCGGTGTATTGATTTATATGGGAAGGAAACGTTTGCCACGAACTTCCGGAAAGGTATTTCTGGGAGGGGGTATTTTCTTTTTTGTTACGACGGTAATGAATATGGTCGTCGTAAAGTTTTTTCTTCTTGTATTGTTAGTATACCTTGGGTTTCAACTCTATCAGTCAAAACAAAAACCTAAAAAAATCTGTCCTGTTTTAGAAAAACCTGCACATGTGAAAGAAGGTCTTGTTCATCAGGAGCCGATTTTTCAAAATAGATGGGTTGGAAAACAAAGGACACATGAACATGTGTATGAATGGAACGATGTGAACATCCAGGCTGGTTTTGGAGAAACAGTCATTGATTTAAGCTATACTGTTCTTCCGAAAGGCGAATCAATAATTATGATTCGTAACATTGTGGGCAACATCCAGGTGCTTGTGCCGTATGAACTTGAAGTAAGTATTCAACATTCATCTATGTTCGGATCATCCACAATCTTCCATCATGAAGAGCCAGGTATGTTTAATAAAGTGCTTTCTTACAAAACGAATGGCTATGAGGAAGCTTCTGAGAAAGTGAAGCTTGTAACCTCCATGTTTGCAGGGGATTTAGAGGTGAAGCGCGTATGA
- a CDS encoding sensor histidine kinase yields the protein MNVIQRHMFIGALLSLLLLFLFTVAYLSVYPIASFSLLFEKDLMDLPFGLIVPIITIILGGVAGGISGFYVSKELQYVADTLQELDKGRTIHNKNSTVLNGVFEQISKLQNRINEQVRLAQKLANEKAEDHEKRVQQVVSEERNRLARELHDSVSQQLFAASMLMSTITEKREEADDLETKHLKMVEETIHQSQLEMRALLLHLRPAALKDRSLEEGIKELLTELSQKVPINVSWKLETLELEKGVEDHLFRILQECVSNTLRHAKASTLDVLLIRREGRTILRIVDDGIGFKMDEKKATSYGLQNMHERALEIGGVLKLVSLPQKGTRLEVSVPNVGGERND from the coding sequence ATGAATGTGATACAGCGTCATATGTTCATTGGTGCGTTGCTCTCTCTATTGCTGCTTTTCCTCTTCACTGTCGCTTACTTATCCGTCTATCCAATCGCCTCCTTCTCTCTATTGTTTGAAAAGGATTTAATGGATTTACCGTTTGGGTTAATTGTTCCAATTATTACAATTATACTTGGAGGAGTTGCTGGAGGAATATCAGGATTTTACGTTAGTAAAGAGCTTCAATATGTGGCTGATACGCTTCAAGAACTTGATAAAGGACGCACGATACATAATAAAAACAGCACAGTTCTAAATGGCGTTTTTGAACAGATTAGCAAGCTGCAAAATCGGATAAATGAGCAGGTGAGATTAGCTCAAAAGCTAGCGAATGAAAAAGCAGAAGATCATGAGAAGCGTGTCCAACAAGTTGTGTCAGAAGAGCGCAATCGTCTTGCGAGAGAACTACACGACTCAGTTAGCCAACAGCTTTTCGCTGCTTCAATGCTCATGAGTACCATCACAGAGAAGCGTGAGGAAGCAGATGATTTAGAAACAAAGCATCTTAAAATGGTTGAGGAAACCATTCATCAATCTCAGTTAGAAATGCGCGCCCTTTTGCTTCATCTTAGACCAGCCGCTTTAAAGGACCGTTCCCTTGAAGAAGGAATAAAGGAACTTCTAACCGAATTGTCACAAAAGGTTCCAATTAATGTGAGTTGGAAACTTGAAACTCTCGAACTAGAGAAAGGTGTGGAAGACCACCTTTTTCGTATTTTACAAGAATGTGTTTCCAACACGTTGCGACATGCGAAAGCATCAACACTTGATGTTCTTCTTATTCGGCGTGAGGGGCGAACAATTTTAAGAATTGTTGATGATGGTATCGGATTTAAGATGGATGAGAAGAAAGCTACCTCATATGGTCTACAAAATATGCATGAACGAGCATTAGAAATTGGAGGCGTTCTTAAGTTAGTCAGCTTGCCACAAAAGGGGACAAGACTAGAGGTGAGCGTACCAAACGTTGGAGGGGAACGAAATGATTAA
- a CDS encoding response regulator has product MIKVLFVDDHEMVRIGVSSYLSAQADITVVGEADNGKKGVELALSLRPDIILMDLVMEEMDGIEATKHIIEEWPEAKIIIVTSFIDDEKVYPALEAGATSYMLKTSKAVEIANAVRKTYHGESVLEPEVTGKMMSRMRSRVQTLPHEELTEREMEILLLMAQGKANQTIADECFIALKTVKVHVSNILGKLEVQDRTQAVIYAFKHNLVN; this is encoded by the coding sequence ATGATTAAGGTGTTGTTTGTTGATGATCATGAAATGGTGCGAATCGGGGTATCGTCTTATTTGTCAGCTCAAGCAGATATTACCGTTGTTGGAGAAGCAGACAATGGAAAGAAAGGTGTAGAACTGGCTCTTTCACTTCGGCCTGATATTATTCTCATGGACCTTGTAATGGAAGAGATGGATGGTATTGAAGCAACGAAGCACATTATTGAAGAGTGGCCTGAAGCAAAGATTATTATTGTCACAAGCTTCATTGATGATGAGAAAGTGTATCCGGCACTTGAAGCTGGGGCTACAAGTTACATGCTAAAAACATCAAAAGCTGTGGAAATTGCGAATGCCGTTCGAAAAACTTATCATGGAGAATCTGTGCTTGAACCTGAAGTGACTGGGAAGATGATGTCACGCATGCGTAGCCGGGTTCAAACGCTACCTCATGAAGAGTTAACGGAAAGAGAAATGGAAATACTCTTATTAATGGCTCAGGGTAAAGCAAACCAAACAATCGCAGATGAATGTTTTATTGCTCTTAAAACCGTGAAAGTTCATGTAAGTAATATCCTTGGTAAACTTGAGGTCCAGGATCGAACTCAGGCTGTTATTTACGCATTTAAACACAACCTTGTGAACTGA
- a CDS encoding YitT family protein has translation MLHHIKTYLLITLGALGVATHVHFFLSPNSLATGGVSGLSILMNHLVPNLSVGMFMIILNAVLLLVGILFLGPKFGVKTIYASFALSLAVWAFERFIPVTEPFSQDILIQLIIGQCIAAAGMGLVFHQKASTGGTDIIAMILNKFFSMEVGKAVLVSDISIALFSVVLFGPEIGMYAIFGVILNGLVIDYTLQSFEAKKEIVIISKESEEIRSFIVEVIGKGATIHTARGAFTSDEKEVITTILGRKDLLKLKKHVGAVDQKAFITVHSMKEILGQDFKSLA, from the coding sequence ATGCTTCATCACATCAAAACTTATCTGCTAATTACTTTGGGTGCGCTCGGTGTTGCTACCCACGTTCATTTCTTCCTATCTCCTAATAGTCTTGCAACAGGGGGAGTCAGTGGTTTGTCGATTCTGATGAACCATCTTGTCCCAAACCTGTCAGTCGGAATGTTTATGATTATTTTGAACGCAGTTCTTTTGTTAGTTGGAATTCTTTTTCTCGGACCTAAATTCGGTGTTAAAACGATCTATGCAAGCTTTGCGTTATCACTTGCTGTATGGGCATTTGAGCGCTTTATCCCAGTGACTGAGCCATTTAGTCAGGATATCTTAATTCAATTGATCATTGGACAGTGTATTGCTGCAGCTGGCATGGGACTTGTCTTTCATCAGAAAGCTTCTACTGGCGGTACGGATATCATTGCGATGATTCTCAATAAATTCTTCTCAATGGAAGTTGGGAAAGCCGTTCTGGTTTCAGACATTTCAATTGCCCTATTCTCAGTCGTCTTATTTGGACCTGAAATCGGAATGTATGCAATATTTGGTGTCATACTAAACGGCTTAGTGATTGATTATACGCTTCAAAGCTTTGAAGCAAAGAAAGAGATTGTAATCATTAGTAAAGAGAGTGAAGAAATTCGTTCCTTTATTGTTGAAGTAATTGGGAAAGGCGCTACAATTCACACAGCAAGAGGCGCATTTACTTCAGATGAAAAAGAAGTGATTACAACGATTCTTGGAAGAAAAGATCTTCTAAAACTGAAAAAGCACGTTGGTGCGGTTGATCAAAAAGCCTTTATAACTGTTCATAGTATGAAGGAAATTCTTGGTCAGGACTTTAAATCACTTGCTTAA
- a CDS encoding TspO/MBR family protein, with the protein MGKFLLNLIAYLIVVTVNGLANALPLNGQTTGEISNRLNVLFTPAGYVFSIWGLIYLLLGIWVIRQFPKSRRDLPVYQETSGLFVLSSILNSLWIFLWHYEFFGLSVIVMLLLLLTLIRLYTKAKSADASFFDLLPFSVYLGWISVATIANISYYLTYIDWDGFGLSDSLWTILLLIIATILALTFLKKEQDWVYPLVFVWAFIGIGVKNQNGDVPLVVFSSYFLAALIFIVTIVYAIKNKR; encoded by the coding sequence ATGGGTAAATTTCTTCTTAACCTTATTGCATACTTGATCGTCGTAACGGTAAACGGGCTAGCTAATGCACTTCCACTAAATGGACAAACGACTGGAGAAATTTCAAATAGACTAAATGTATTGTTTACACCTGCTGGTTATGTGTTTAGTATTTGGGGACTAATTTATCTTTTATTAGGGATATGGGTTATCCGCCAATTCCCTAAAAGTCGTCGCGATCTGCCAGTCTATCAGGAAACGAGCGGACTATTTGTATTAAGCTCCATCCTAAATAGTCTATGGATTTTCCTATGGCATTATGAATTCTTCGGACTATCTGTTATTGTTATGCTTCTTTTACTCTTAACTCTCATCAGACTATACACGAAAGCAAAATCAGCAGACGCATCCTTCTTTGACTTACTCCCTTTTTCCGTATATCTTGGGTGGATTAGCGTAGCGACAATCGCAAATATTAGTTATTATCTAACCTATATCGACTGGGATGGTTTCGGCTTATCTGATTCGTTATGGACTATCCTTCTATTAATTATCGCCACAATATTGGCGCTTACTTTCCTAAAGAAAGAGCAAGATTGGGTTTATCCGCTCGTATTTGTATGGGCCTTTATTGGAATTGGTGTAAAAAATCAAAATGGAGACGTTCCGCTGGTCGTCTTTTCATCCTACTTTCTTGCTGCACTGATCTTCATCGTCACTATTGTGTATGCTATTAAAAATAAACGCTAA
- a CDS encoding NADP-dependent oxidoreductase has protein sequence MSKQRQIHLAKRPEGMPSMEHFNIVEADIPSPKDGEVLLRALYLTVDPYMRGRMRDAKSYVAPFQVNEPLNGGVVAEVAESKSSHFNQGDVVIGHLNWEEYSVVNEKHLRKIDPSVAPITTHLGILGMPGQTAYFGLLDIGQPKEGETVVVSGAAGAVGSVVGQIAKIKGCRVVGIAGSDDKIDYIKNELGFDEGINYKTQDVYQALKDACPDGIDVYYENVGGEIGDAAISLLNKFARIPVCGAISSYNNKEADLGPRVQGKLIQTSSLMKGFVVGDYSDRFNEGAEQLGKWLQEGKLKYEETIVEGFENVPNAFLGLFEGKNLGKQLVKVADPEYATLPNR, from the coding sequence ATGAGTAAACAAAGACAAATTCATCTAGCAAAACGACCAGAAGGTATGCCTTCAATGGAACACTTCAACATTGTTGAAGCGGATATTCCATCCCCGAAAGATGGAGAAGTTCTTCTGCGTGCACTATACCTTACAGTAGACCCTTACATGAGAGGTCGTATGAGAGATGCAAAATCATACGTAGCACCATTCCAAGTAAATGAACCATTAAATGGTGGTGTTGTAGCTGAAGTAGCAGAATCTAAATCATCACACTTTAATCAAGGTGACGTCGTTATCGGGCACTTGAACTGGGAAGAATATTCAGTAGTTAACGAAAAACACCTTCGCAAAATCGACCCAAGTGTTGCACCAATTACCACGCACCTTGGAATTCTCGGCATGCCAGGTCAAACGGCTTATTTCGGACTTTTAGACATCGGTCAACCTAAAGAGGGCGAAACAGTAGTCGTCTCAGGCGCTGCTGGAGCAGTAGGCTCTGTAGTTGGTCAAATCGCTAAAATTAAAGGCTGCCGTGTGGTTGGAATTGCTGGGTCTGATGACAAGATCGATTATATTAAAAACGAGCTTGGCTTTGATGAAGGCATTAATTACAAAACACAGGACGTCTATCAAGCATTAAAAGACGCTTGTCCAGACGGCATTGACGTATATTATGAGAACGTTGGTGGCGAAATTGGCGATGCCGCTATTAGCTTACTAAACAAATTTGCTCGCATCCCTGTATGTGGCGCTATCTCTTCTTACAATAATAAAGAAGCAGATCTTGGTCCACGCGTTCAAGGTAAACTAATTCAAACAAGTTCTCTCATGAAAGGCTTTGTTGTTGGCGACTATTCTGATCGTTTTAATGAAGGTGCTGAACAACTTGGTAAATGGCTACAAGAAGGCAAATTAAAATACGAAGAAACGATCGTAGAAGGATTCGAAAACGTTCCAAATGCATTCCTTGGCCTTTTTGAAGGTAAAAACCTTGGTAAACAACTTGTTAAAGTGGCAGATCCAGAATATGCTACACTTCCTAATCGCTAA
- a CDS encoding YqjF family protein, whose amino-acid sequence MSQKLTGWIMKQTWVDLLFLHWSVDPSWLQSMLPPQLEVDTFNGKAWIGIVPFEMAHIRFRGLPSVPFASRLLELNVRTYVKYGEKRGVYFFSLDASHKAGVAIARNLFHLPYFHAKMGKKSDGNQISFWSSRTNKDAKQADYHIIYEPVGDTFETTEGNLDYWLTERDRLFIVRENNVYQGEIRHDKWPLQKVDVAVLRDTLSQSYYYHDSYITHFSRSVTTYLWPFEKITKTTSSSSK is encoded by the coding sequence TTGAGTCAAAAATTAACCGGATGGATCATGAAGCAAACTTGGGTGGACCTCTTATTCTTGCACTGGTCCGTTGATCCCTCCTGGCTTCAATCAATGCTTCCACCTCAATTAGAAGTTGATACGTTTAATGGAAAAGCATGGATAGGGATCGTTCCATTTGAAATGGCCCATATTCGGTTTAGAGGATTGCCTTCGGTTCCATTTGCTTCAAGACTACTTGAATTAAATGTACGAACGTATGTGAAATATGGTGAAAAGCGTGGAGTATATTTCTTTAGCCTTGATGCTAGTCATAAAGCAGGTGTCGCGATTGCTAGAAATCTTTTTCACCTTCCATACTTTCACGCAAAGATGGGTAAAAAAAGCGATGGAAACCAAATTAGTTTCTGGTCATCACGAACCAATAAAGATGCTAAACAAGCCGATTATCACATTATTTACGAACCAGTAGGTGATACCTTCGAGACAACAGAAGGAAATCTTGATTACTGGCTGACAGAAAGAGATCGGCTTTTTATCGTACGTGAAAACAACGTTTATCAGGGTGAAATTAGGCATGATAAGTGGCCGCTCCAAAAAGTAGACGTGGCTGTTCTCCGAGATACACTCTCTCAGTCGTATTACTATCATGATTCTTACATCACTCATTTTTCTAGATCTGTGACAACTTATTTGTGGCCATTTGAAAAGATAACAAAAACAACAAGCTCCTCTTCGAAGTGA
- the rarD gene encoding EamA family transporter RarD produces the protein MKNLDNEQTIGILSGAGAYFLWGVLPLYWKLVGSVPSEEVLAHRIIWSFVFMLIILALLRKISSFKGELYAIFRQPKKLMAIAFASLFITINWFAFIWAVNHDHVIQTSLGYYINPLISVLLGILFLKERLSFWQLISFLLATIGVLNLVFRFGEIPWVSLILAMSFGLYGLLKKKARLGALTGLTIETLLITPFALIYLMTVRSSVADALYIQDSVIFSLLLGAGIVTAVPLLLFASGANRISLSMIGFLQYIAPTLMLVQGVFLYDESFTSVHVVSFTLIWAALILFSFARTKLFRRIEPPFFQRKHSLES, from the coding sequence ATGAAGAACTTAGATAATGAACAAACAATCGGTATACTTTCCGGTGCAGGCGCCTACTTCTTATGGGGGGTTCTTCCTCTATATTGGAAGCTAGTCGGGAGCGTGCCATCTGAAGAAGTACTCGCTCACCGTATCATCTGGTCATTTGTTTTTATGTTAATCATTCTAGCTCTGCTGAGGAAAATCTCTTCTTTTAAAGGTGAACTGTACGCCATCTTTCGCCAGCCTAAAAAGCTAATGGCTATTGCCTTTGCTTCTTTATTTATTACAATTAATTGGTTTGCGTTCATTTGGGCGGTTAATCACGATCACGTGATTCAAACAAGTCTTGGATATTACATCAACCCATTAATTAGCGTTCTTCTTGGAATTCTATTCTTAAAAGAAAGACTGTCATTCTGGCAGCTGATTTCTTTCTTGCTTGCGACAATTGGCGTATTAAATCTCGTTTTTCGTTTTGGGGAAATACCGTGGGTTTCTCTTATTCTCGCGATGAGCTTTGGTTTATATGGCTTATTGAAAAAGAAAGCAAGACTTGGTGCTCTAACGGGACTTACCATTGAAACACTACTCATCACGCCGTTTGCATTAATCTATTTAATGACAGTGCGCTCTAGCGTTGCGGATGCTTTATATATTCAGGATTCAGTTATTTTCAGTCTATTGCTTGGTGCAGGAATCGTAACGGCTGTCCCACTCCTTCTATTTGCAAGTGGCGCTAATCGCATCTCTCTTTCCATGATTGGCTTTTTACAATACATCGCTCCCACGCTAATGCTTGTACAAGGTGTATTTCTTTATGATGAATCATTCACTTCTGTACACGTCGTCAGCTTTACGTTAATCTGGGCAGCGCTCATACTTTTCAGTTTTGCCCGTACGAAACTATTCCGTAGAATTGAACCACCCTTCTTTCAAAGAAAACATTCACTAGAATCTTAG
- a CDS encoding spore coat protein, which produces MRIERILLDQQIGDVTGNGLPDLVRLTGTKPYGPETPFVDEVLLTIQNDGSGGEVSFSLPGSSGYRPTLYLGDFTGSKVKEILVRTDSGGSGGITYDFLYSYLNQSLRLLFDQQSFYESFTYEVNYLDYYQAKVENKTLNQSYVVSLLYKGKEYLSEIYKENGQLKAPIAGDVLPPGGVYPIDLQRDGVDELLVYQRVIGRYNADGLGFLSTPLQWKENQFVPMYQTLCIFG; this is translated from the coding sequence ATGAGGATTGAACGAATTTTATTAGATCAACAAATTGGAGACGTAACAGGTAATGGGCTTCCAGATCTTGTTCGTCTTACTGGTACGAAACCTTATGGACCCGAAACGCCATTTGTCGATGAAGTGTTGTTAACGATTCAGAATGACGGTTCGGGAGGAGAGGTTTCTTTCTCACTGCCCGGAAGTAGTGGCTATCGGCCTACTCTTTATTTGGGAGATTTTACAGGGAGTAAGGTGAAGGAAATATTAGTCCGCACGGATTCAGGAGGAAGTGGAGGCATCACGTATGACTTTCTGTATTCTTATCTCAATCAATCTTTAAGATTACTTTTTGATCAACAAAGCTTTTATGAGTCTTTTACTTATGAGGTGAATTATCTTGATTACTATCAAGCGAAGGTCGAAAATAAAACGTTAAATCAGAGTTACGTTGTGAGTTTGCTTTATAAGGGAAAGGAATATCTTTCGGAAATATATAAGGAGAATGGCCAATTAAAAGCACCAATAGCAGGTGACGTGCTGCCTCCAGGAGGCGTATATCCAATCGACTTGCAACGTGATGGAGTGGATGAATTATTGGTTTATCAGAGGGTAATCGGCAGATACAATGCGGATGGACTAGGCTTTCTTTCAACACCGCTTCAGTGGAAAGAAAACCAATTCGTTCCGATGTATCAAACGTTGTGTATCTTTGGATAG
- a CDS encoding DUF2639 domain-containing protein: protein MHYASKGWYVEQLKKHDVRYIEGRKTEKFKKHVLAALLEKQ, encoded by the coding sequence ATGCATTACGCAAGCAAAGGCTGGTACGTTGAACAGCTTAAAAAACATGATGTACGTTACATTGAAGGACGCAAGACAGAGAAATTTAAGAAACACGTACTTGCAGCTCTTCTTGAAAAGCAATAA